A window of Auraticoccus monumenti contains these coding sequences:
- a CDS encoding enoyl-CoA hydratase/isomerase family protein, whose product MDTKSSVIDCGTRSVRVEVVDQVATLRLDRPKVNAIDAEMVEGLRRAADALAVADVAAVVLTGGERVFAAGADIKQMVDLEHAEAVVWSARLQSTVAMLAALPQPVVAAVNGYALGGGCEFALCADRRIVAEDAVLGQPEILLGVIPGAGGTQRLSRLVGVSRAKELVLTGRSVGAREALEMGLVDQVVPAAEVQQTAQDWARQFVGGPRLALRAAKEAIDHGSEMSLPLGLELERQQFAALFATEDRRTGMASFVAEGPGKAVFRGR is encoded by the coding sequence ATGGATACGAAGTCGTCCGTGATCGACTGCGGCACCCGGTCGGTGCGCGTCGAGGTCGTCGACCAGGTGGCCACGCTGAGGCTGGACCGCCCGAAGGTGAACGCGATCGACGCCGAGATGGTGGAGGGTCTGCGCCGAGCCGCCGACGCCCTGGCCGTCGCCGACGTCGCCGCGGTGGTCCTGACCGGTGGTGAGCGGGTCTTCGCCGCCGGGGCCGACATCAAGCAGATGGTCGACCTGGAGCACGCGGAGGCCGTGGTCTGGTCCGCCCGGCTGCAGAGCACCGTCGCCATGCTGGCCGCGCTGCCCCAGCCGGTGGTCGCCGCGGTCAACGGCTACGCCCTCGGCGGGGGCTGCGAGTTCGCGCTCTGCGCGGACCGCCGGATCGTGGCCGAGGACGCGGTGCTGGGCCAGCCCGAGATCCTGCTCGGGGTCATCCCCGGCGCCGGCGGGACCCAGCGCCTGAGCCGGCTGGTCGGGGTGAGCCGGGCCAAGGAGCTGGTGCTCACCGGGCGGAGCGTCGGTGCCCGGGAGGCCCTGGAGATGGGTCTGGTGGACCAGGTGGTGCCCGCCGCGGAGGTCCAGCAGACGGCCCAGGACTGGGCCCGGCAGTTCGTCGGTGGTCCCCGGCTGGCCCTGCGGGCGGCCAAGGAGGCGATCGACCACGGCAGCGAGATGTCCCTGCCGCTGGGGCTGGAGCTGGAGCGCCAGCAGTTCGCCGCGCTCTTCGCCACCGAGGACCGACGCACCGGGATGGCCTCCTTCGTGGCCGAGGGGCCGGGGAAGGCGGTGTTCCGTGGCCGCTGA
- a CDS encoding class I SAM-dependent methyltransferase: MAAEPGREPATAEQVEAAWQDTKLAQVLYHDWESGSYDEKWSISFDQRCTDYARDRFTAVAGVPPRPYGRSLEIGAGTGFFTLNLMLAGLIEHGTVTDISAGMVEVALANAGRLGLDVEGQVVDAERLPFPDDSFDLVVGHAVIHHLPDVASAFAEIARVLRPGGRVVICGEPTRVGHRVARRLSSLTWSATRALTRLRPLRSWARPEAELDESSRAAALEAVVDLHTFDPDELAATVRAAGLVGVRTHTDELTAAWFGWPVRTVEAALTEERLGFRWRMFAYRSWLTLDRVDRRLSAVVPPGWYYNVSVTAFTHR; encoded by the coding sequence GTGGCCGCTGAGCCCGGGCGCGAGCCCGCCACCGCCGAGCAGGTCGAGGCCGCCTGGCAGGACACCAAGCTGGCCCAGGTGCTCTACCACGACTGGGAGTCCGGGAGCTACGACGAGAAGTGGTCGATCTCCTTCGACCAGCGCTGCACCGACTACGCCCGCGACCGCTTCACCGCCGTCGCCGGCGTGCCCCCGCGCCCCTACGGGCGGAGCCTGGAGATCGGGGCCGGCACCGGCTTCTTCACCCTCAACCTGATGCTGGCCGGGCTGATCGAGCACGGCACGGTGACCGACATCTCCGCCGGGATGGTCGAGGTGGCCCTGGCCAACGCCGGCCGCCTCGGCCTGGACGTGGAGGGGCAGGTGGTGGACGCCGAGCGGCTGCCCTTCCCCGACGACTCCTTCGACCTCGTGGTGGGGCACGCCGTCATCCACCACCTCCCCGACGTGGCGTCGGCCTTCGCCGAGATCGCGCGGGTGCTCAGACCGGGTGGGCGGGTGGTCATCTGCGGTGAGCCCACCCGGGTCGGGCACCGGGTGGCGCGCCGGCTGTCGTCGCTGACCTGGTCCGCGACCCGGGCGCTGACCCGGCTGCGGCCGCTGCGCTCCTGGGCGCGTCCGGAGGCCGAGCTGGACGAGTCCAGCCGGGCTGCTGCCCTGGAGGCGGTGGTCGACCTGCACACCTTCGACCCCGACGAGCTCGCCGCGACGGTCCGCGCCGCCGGCCTGGTCGGGGTGCGCACCCACACCGACGAGCTGACCGCCGCCTGGTTCGGCTGGCCGGTGCGCACGGTCGAGGCGGCCCTGACCGAGGAGCGGCTCGGGTTCCGCTGGCGGATGTTCGCCTACCGGTCCTGGCTCACCCTGGACCGGGTGGACCGCCGGCTGTCGGCCGTGGTCCCGCCCGGCTGGTACTACAACGTGTCGGTCACGGCCTTCACGCACCGGTGA
- a CDS encoding acyltransferase, producing the protein MIPDPPAGPPTRHPHRPPLGWLLRRGWLRPVNLRAWVRWRLARWRWPDVEFEGFVFIGRGVRLEVARGVGRLRIGAWTHLNDRVKIRAHQGTVVVGPKCVLGYDLTVNAHLDVRIGEATIIGDRVYVCDFDHDTTDPHRRIKDQGLVRSPVRIGADCWLGTGVTVVRGTDLGDGSVVAAHAVVRGAYPPRSVVAGVPGRVVADRDRRWAEGAEGRAYVDALGEQAAERVRRLVAGEDVGP; encoded by the coding sequence GTGATCCCCGACCCGCCGGCGGGTCCGCCGACCCGCCACCCGCACCGGCCTCCCCTGGGCTGGCTGCTGCGCCGGGGCTGGCTGCGCCCGGTCAACCTCCGGGCCTGGGTCCGCTGGCGGCTCGCTCGCTGGCGCTGGCCCGACGTCGAGTTCGAGGGCTTCGTGTTCATCGGCCGCGGCGTCCGCCTGGAGGTGGCCCGTGGGGTCGGTCGGCTGCGGATCGGCGCCTGGACCCACCTCAACGACCGGGTCAAGATCCGCGCCCACCAGGGGACGGTGGTGGTCGGGCCCAAGTGCGTGCTCGGCTACGACCTCACCGTCAACGCCCACCTCGACGTCCGGATCGGTGAGGCCACGATCATCGGCGACCGCGTCTACGTCTGCGACTTCGACCACGACACCACCGACCCGCACCGCCGGATCAAGGACCAGGGGCTGGTGCGCTCACCGGTGCGGATCGGCGCGGACTGCTGGCTCGGGACCGGGGTGACGGTGGTGCGCGGCACCGACCTGGGCGACGGCTCGGTGGTGGCCGCGCACGCGGTGGTCCGCGGTGCCTACCCGCCGCGCTCGGTGGTGGCCGGGGTACCGGGCCGGGTGGTGGCCGACCGCGACCGGCGCTGGGCCGAGGGCGCGGAGGGTCGGGCCTACGTCGACGCGCTCGGGGAGCAGGCGGCCGAGCGGGTGCGCCGGCTGGTGGCCGGGGAGGACGTCGGCCCCTGA
- a CDS encoding electron transfer flavoprotein subunit beta/FixA family protein, translated as MRIVTLVKYVPDATGDREFADDGTVDREAGDGLLSELDEYAVEQSLQLAEAGDDVEVVALTMGPEDAADAIKKALQLGASSGVHVLDEALHGSDALATSAVLAAAVRRLEPDLVVCGMASTDGAMGVVPAMLAERLGWPGLTLASRVELSGRTLTVVRDSDTDSQTVVADLPAVLSVTDQSGEPRYPGLKNIMAAKKKPVDEWFLEDLGLDASAVGLGAARTRVLETSPRPPREAGRVVEDSDGSGAAALTQFLTTGSYV; from the coding sequence ATGCGCATCGTGACCCTGGTCAAGTACGTCCCCGACGCCACCGGCGACCGCGAGTTCGCCGACGACGGCACGGTGGACCGGGAGGCCGGCGACGGCCTGCTGAGCGAGCTGGACGAGTACGCCGTGGAGCAGTCCCTGCAGCTGGCCGAGGCCGGGGACGACGTCGAGGTCGTCGCCCTGACGATGGGCCCCGAGGACGCGGCGGACGCGATCAAGAAGGCGCTGCAGCTCGGCGCCTCCTCGGGGGTGCACGTGCTCGACGAGGCGCTGCACGGGTCCGACGCGCTGGCCACCAGCGCCGTGCTGGCCGCGGCGGTCCGCCGGCTGGAGCCGGACCTGGTGGTCTGCGGGATGGCCTCCACCGACGGCGCGATGGGGGTCGTGCCGGCCATGCTGGCCGAGCGGCTCGGCTGGCCCGGGCTGACCCTGGCCTCCCGGGTGGAGCTGTCGGGCCGCACCCTGACCGTGGTCCGCGACTCCGACACCGACAGCCAGACCGTGGTGGCCGACCTGCCCGCGGTGCTGAGCGTCACCGACCAGTCCGGCGAACCGCGCTACCCGGGGCTGAAGAACATCATGGCGGCCAAGAAGAAGCCGGTGGACGAGTGGTTCCTGGAGGACCTGGGGCTGGACGCCTCCGCCGTCGGCCTGGGCGCCGCCCGCACCCGCGTGCTGGAGACCAGCCCGCGTCCGCCCAGGGAGGCCGGCCGCGTGGTGGAGGACAGCGACGGCTCGGGGGCCGCGGCGCTGACCCAGTTCCTGACCACCGGCAGCTACGTCTGA
- a CDS encoding electron transfer flavoprotein subunit alpha/FixB family protein, with protein MSNVIVVAEVTEQGVSKPTLELVTLARRLGEPVAVVWGEAPAAAVEALGRHGVARVLSVPDPAVAEFLVAPKADVLDQLVGTEQPLAVLLVSTPENKEVAGRLTVRRDAALITDAVDLAVVDGALTSTQSVFAGGFSVRAGLGSGLGVVTVKPNSVAPEQAPVSAAVEQAAVSVSEAARTARVVASEPKAATGRPELTEAAVVVSGGRGTGGDFAPVEALADALGAAVGASRAAVDSGWYPHAYQVGQTGKTVSPQLYVAAGISGAIQHRAGMQTSRAVVAVNKDPEAPIFEMADLGVVGDLHTVLPAVAEQVRAARG; from the coding sequence ATGTCGAACGTGATCGTGGTGGCCGAGGTCACCGAGCAGGGCGTCAGCAAGCCCACCCTGGAGCTGGTCACCCTGGCCCGCCGCCTCGGCGAGCCCGTCGCCGTGGTCTGGGGCGAGGCCCCGGCCGCGGCGGTGGAGGCGCTGGGGCGCCACGGCGTCGCCCGGGTGCTGTCGGTGCCGGACCCGGCGGTGGCGGAGTTCCTGGTCGCCCCCAAGGCCGACGTGCTGGACCAGCTGGTCGGCACCGAGCAGCCGCTGGCCGTGCTGCTGGTCTCCACCCCGGAGAACAAGGAGGTGGCCGGGCGGCTGACCGTGCGCCGCGACGCCGCCCTGATCACCGACGCCGTCGACCTCGCCGTGGTGGACGGCGCCCTGACCAGCACCCAGTCGGTCTTCGCCGGGGGCTTCAGCGTGCGCGCCGGTCTCGGCTCGGGGCTGGGCGTGGTCACGGTCAAGCCGAACTCGGTGGCGCCGGAGCAGGCACCGGTCTCCGCCGCGGTGGAGCAGGCCGCGGTCAGCGTCTCCGAGGCGGCCCGGACCGCCCGGGTGGTGGCCAGCGAGCCGAAGGCGGCCACCGGACGTCCGGAGCTGACCGAGGCCGCGGTGGTGGTCTCCGGCGGGCGCGGGACCGGCGGGGACTTCGCCCCGGTCGAGGCCCTGGCCGACGCCCTCGGTGCGGCCGTCGGCGCCTCCCGGGCGGCGGTGGACTCCGGCTGGTACCCCCACGCCTACCAGGTGGGCCAGACCGGGAAGACCGTCTCACCCCAGCTCTACGTGGCCGCGGGCATCTCCGGGGCGATCCAGCACCGGGCCGGGATGCAGACCTCCCGCGCGGTGGTGGCGGTGAACAAGGACCCCGAGGCGCCGATCTTCGAGATGGCCGACCTCGGCGTCGTGGGCGACCTGCACACGGTGCTGCCGGCGGTCGCCGAGCAGGTCCGCGCGGCCCGCGGCTGA